AAGAAATGCCTGTAATGCCTTTGGTCATTGGTCAATGGTCATCAGTCATTAGAATTTGAGTTCGTTGCGACTTTAGCTGTCATGCCCGCCTCCGAGCGGGCATCTCTTTTTTATAGACTTGAGGCTTGTAAAAAAAGCGCGAAAGACTCCACAGGCGCACCATTTTTTTGTATTTTTAGCCCAGTTTTTTATAAGGATTTTACTATGGCTAACGATTTATGCCCGTGCGGTTCTGGCAAGGCCTACTGCGACTGCTGCGAACCGATTATTAAGAAGACCGCCCTCGCCCCGTCCCCGGAAGCCCTTATGCGCTCCCGCTACACTGCTTATGCCAAGCACGAAATTGCATGGCTCAAGGATTCCCTCGAAGCCACCCAGCGTGACGACTTTGATGAACCGAGCGTAGAAGCCTGGAGCCGTCAGTCCGAATGGCTCGGCATCGAAATCAAGCAGACCAAGACCGAAGAAGAAAAGAACATCGGCTGGGTCGAATTTGTCGCCCGCTTCAAGCAGGGCAACATCACTCGCAACCACCACGAACTTGGCGAATTCCACAAGGTCGGCGGTGCTTGGTACTTCTATGACGGTCGTGCCGTGAAGCAGGAAACTGTCCGCCACGAAGGTCCGGTTGTCGGCCGTAACGACCCGTGCCCGTGCGGTTCTGGCAAGAAGTACAAGAAGTGCTGCGGCGCTAACAAGTAAACAGTAGGAAGTAGGCAGTAGACGGTAGACAGTATTAATTAGGCGGCTTTGCCGCGATTATAAAACTTCCTACTTCCGACTTCTAACTTCCTACCAATCACTAATCACAAACCACCAACCACTAACCACTATCCAATGTTCAAGATATTCGTAGATGGCGAAGCAGGAACCACTGGCCTGCAAATTTTCGAGAGACTTGCCAAGCGTAACGACCTGGAAATTCTCAAGATCAATCCAGAACTCCGCAAGGACGTGAACGAACGCCAGAAGATGATCAATGAATCTGACGTGACGTTCCTTTGCCTCCCGGACGCAGCGTCCATGGAAAGTGCCGCCCTCTGCACGAATCCGAACACGCGCATCATCGACGCCTCCACGGCTCATCGCGTGAACCCGGCTTGGACATACGGTATGCCGGAACTTTCGGCCGAACAACGCGAAGCGATTTCCAAGAGCAAGCGCATTGCAAACCCCGGTTGCCACGCCTCTGGATTTATCCTCGGCGTCCATCCGCTCGTTGCCTCGGGAATCCTCCCGAAGAGCGCAAACCTCGCCGCATATAGCATCACCGGTTACTCCGGCGGCGGCAAGAAGCTCATCGCCGAATACGAAGCCGAAGACGCCCTCAGCCACAAGGCCGGTGAATCGAAGGCCATCATGGCTCCCGCCCCATACGCGCTTGCGCTCGCCCACAAGCACCTCCCCGAAATGAAGAAGTACTGCGGACTCGAAAACGTCCCGTTCTTCAATCCGGTGCTTGGCCCCTACTACAAGGGTATGGCCGTGACGGTCGCCATCTTCCCGAACATGCTTTCGAAGGATTTCGGTCCGCAGGACTTGACCGAAATCCTCGCCAAGCATTACGAAGGTTCGAAGTTCGTGAAGGTCTTGCCGTACGAAGCCGCTCCGGTGCTCTTCAACGGTCGTTTGGACCCGACTGTTTGCAACGACACGAACAATGCCCGCATCCAGGTTTTCGGCAACGAAAACATCATGCAGGTCACGACGATCATCGACAACCTCGGCAAGGGTGCTAGCGGCGCCGCTATTCAGAACATGAATATCGCGCTCGGCCTCGACGAAACGATTGGTTTGGTTTAACCCGCATTCGTCATCCTGAGCAACGCGATATATGAAACTCGGCAACTTGTTGCCTTAGTTGAATTAGGTTCGTAGGAGCAGGATCCAGTCAAATTTCAAAAAAGCGCCAAAGCTCCATGAGTTTTGGCGTTTTTTGTTTTTGGAGGTGAAATTTGTACTCTATGAATTTCATCAAAAATTTCTAAATTTGGGCTATGTTCTTAGACGAAAAAAATATTGAAGTTCGCTCCGGCAGAGGCGGTGACGGCATCTGCAGTTTCCATCGTGAAAAGTTTGTACCCCTCGGCGGTCCCGATGGCGGTGATGGCGGTCGTGGCGGCCACGTGATTTTGCAGGTGAACGAGCAGTACACCACGCTCCTCGACATGGGCAACACGCACATTTACAAAGCAAAGAGCGGTCAGCCCGGCGGCGCAAAGCGCTGCTCTGGCGCATCGGCCGAAGATTTGATCATTAGCGTTCCGCGTGGCACAATCGTCAAGGACGAACAGGGCCACATCCTCACGGACTTGACCGAACCGGGCCAGAAGTGGATTGCGGCTCGCGGCGGCAAGGGCGGCATGGGCAACCAGCATTTCGCAACTCCGAAGGTGCAGGCACCGCGCAAGTGCACTCCGGGTGAAAAGGGCGAAGTCCGCCAGCTGTTCCTCGAACTCAAGCTCATGGCAGACGTGGGTCTCGTGGGTTTCCCGAACGCAGGCAAGTCGAGCCTCGTGAACAAGATTTCTAGCGGTCGCCCGAAGGTTGGTGACTATCCGTTTACGACTCTTGAACCGGTGCTCGGCATCGTCCAGGTGAACGGTCACAGCTTTGTGGTTGCCGATATTCCGGGTCTCTTGGAAGGCGCAAGCGAAGGCAAGGGCCTTGGCCACCAGTTCCTCAAGCACATCGAACGTACGCACACGTTGCTCTTTGTGATTGACGGTTTTGCCGAAAACGCCTACGAACAGTTTAAGGTTCTCAAGGAAGAGCTCAAGGCATTCCACCCGAAGCTTGCCGAAAAGAACTTTGTCGTAGCGCTCAACAAGAGCGACCTCGGCATCGAAAACGCCATCAAGGAATTCAAGAAGCACCGCCAGAAAGTGGTCATCACATCGGCGGTCACTGGCGAAGGTTGTGCTGAATTGCAGCAGGCTTTGGACGCTGCAGTGCCCCATATGCACAAAAAAAGCATCGGTTGGAGCAAAAAAGCGTAACAGTTGCTTAAAATTATTGTAAATTCTTTAATATGAAGGCGACTCCGTCCAACATAACTAAGAAGGAAATCGTTGATGAAATCGCTTCCCAGACTGGATTTACGCAAGTAAAAACCAAAGTCATCGTGGAAGAACTCATCGACGCGATTTCCAATTGCGTTATCGAGGGCAACAATATCGAGTTGCGTGGATTCGGTCGCTTCAAGAATAAACAGCGCAAGGAACGCCGCACCCGGAACCCCAAGACTGGCGAACTCGTGAACATCCCCGCCAAGGTGCGCCCGGTGTTCGAGCCCAGCAAGGACTTGATCGAAAAAATCAACAACGTTCCTTTCGACTTAGAAGAGGCTTTTGTCCCTAAAGATGATCAAGAAAGAATCTAGTACGCCCGTTATCCAGAACCGCAAGGCGAGCCACCTCTATTTTGTAGATGAAACTTTTGAAGTGGGAATCATGCTCATCGGTTCGGAAGTCAAGTCTATCCGTAACGGCAAGTGCACTCTGGGCGAAGCGTGGATCGATATCGACGAAAACAAGGATGAACTCTGGCTCGTCGGTGCGCATATCGATGAATACCTTTTCGCAAACCGTTTCAACCATTTCCCTGCTCGCAGGAGAAAGCTCCTCGCCCACACGCACGAAATCCAGAAGATGCGCAAGGCGAAAGAATTGAAGGGTTGCACAATCATCCCGCTGAAAATGTACTTTAAGAACCGTATTGCAAAACTCGAAGTAGGAATATGCCGAGGCAAGGATCAACACGACAAGCGACAGGACATTCTAGTCCGCGACGCCAAGATGGAAATGGCTCGCGCCGCAAAGGCACATCGCTAATTTTAGCTTTACTGCTAGTCGCATGTAGTCTATCCCTCGCTGCTACGGCAAGGGTCGATGTGGAGTCTGTCGCCCGCGAAATCAAGGGTTCGTTCCACTGGTATCCGGTGCAAAAGACATTCTCGATTGTTTCAGCAAAGGACACGCTCAAGTTCGCCGTCGGCATTCCGTACATGACGCGCAACGGTCGCACGGTCGATTTGTCGACAGCGCCGGAACTCGATAACGGGCATCTGTGGATTGCCGAGAACGACGCCAAAAAGATTTCCAGTAAGGTCGCGGCAGTCCCTGTAACGAAGGACGAGATTGCACAAGCCAAAGCAAAAGAAACAGCGACTGCCAAGCCGGTTGCAAAGCCCGCCGAACAGAAACCAGCACAGCCGGTTGTCGTAAAGCCGAAGGCTCCGAAGCAAGAAATCGCAGGTACGCGCGAAGTCCGCACCATCGTGATTGACCCCGGACATGGCGGCAAGGATCCAGGCGCATCGGGCAAGAAGTCCCAAGAAAAGGATATCGTTCTCGCCGTCGCAAAGCTCTTGCGCAAGAACCTCGCGGACGAAGGCTTCAACGTGAAGCTCACCCGCAGCAAGGACGTTTTCATTGAACTGCGCCAACGCGCAAACTTGGCAAACCAGTGGGATGGCGACCTGTTCATCAGCCTGCACTGCAATGCCATTGACGCAAGCGAAGAGCGCAAGAAGATTATCCAGGGCTACCAGTTCTACGTGCTGCGCGCCCCGGAAAGCGAAGAAGACAAGGCGATAGCTCGTCGTGAAAACGCGGTCGCCACGCTCTACGGCGAAAAGAATGCCAAGGACGAACTTTCACCGTTGGAATGGTTCAAGCTCGAAGCCCGCCTTGAGCAATATAAGCAGACGAGTTATCTGTTCACCGAAAAATTGCTAAACAGTTTTGAAGGCGGAAAAATCAAGAAGATGAATACAGGCGTCGGCGGTGCGGGATTCATGGTTCTCGTAGGCGCGATGATGCCTGCCGTGCTCATTGAACTAGGCTTTATCAGCAATGAAGAAGATGAAGCCTACATGATGACGAAGGCTGGCCAGCAGGACCTCGCCGACCGCATTGCACAAGCCGTCAGCAAGTACAAGGACGCCGTCCACACCTACCGCGAAACGCTCGGAAGATAGCGCCTTCGGCGCAGTTACTAGATACTAGTTATAATTTCTAGAACCCAGCTATTAGAAAGACGAAAAAAAGGAATCCGCAAGATTTGACTGGATTCCTCGTTACACTCGGAATGACGAGATGTTTGCGGAATGAAGTGAAACTTTCAGAATGACGAAAGGCTTTCGACAAACAAACTATTCAGCAGCCTTTGAATCTTTCTCAATGATTTTAAGGCATTCCGCAAGAATCGCATCATATTTTTTCTGATAAGTTTCAGTTGTTGCAGGAGTGCCATCATCGCAAGTCTTGGTCTTTGCAATATAGCCATTGAACCAATAAGCAGAATATTGACTCAACCAGGAATC
This is a stretch of genomic DNA from Fibrobacter sp. UWB4. It encodes these proteins:
- a CDS encoding HU family DNA-binding protein — its product is MKATPSNITKKEIVDEIASQTGFTQVKTKVIVEELIDAISNCVIEGNNIELRGFGRFKNKQRKERRTRNPKTGELVNIPAKVRPVFEPSKDLIEKINNVPFDLEEAFVPKDDQERI
- the argC gene encoding N-acetyl-gamma-glutamyl-phosphate reductase — protein: MFKIFVDGEAGTTGLQIFERLAKRNDLEILKINPELRKDVNERQKMINESDVTFLCLPDAASMESAALCTNPNTRIIDASTAHRVNPAWTYGMPELSAEQREAISKSKRIANPGCHASGFILGVHPLVASGILPKSANLAAYSITGYSGGGKKLIAEYEAEDALSHKAGESKAIMAPAPYALALAHKHLPEMKKYCGLENVPFFNPVLGPYYKGMAVTVAIFPNMLSKDFGPQDLTEILAKHYEGSKFVKVLPYEAAPVLFNGRLDPTVCNDTNNARIQVFGNENIMQVTTIIDNLGKGASGAAIQNMNIALGLDETIGLV
- a CDS encoding YchJ family protein codes for the protein MANDLCPCGSGKAYCDCCEPIIKKTALAPSPEALMRSRYTAYAKHEIAWLKDSLEATQRDDFDEPSVEAWSRQSEWLGIEIKQTKTEEEKNIGWVEFVARFKQGNITRNHHELGEFHKVGGAWYFYDGRAVKQETVRHEGPVVGRNDPCPCGSGKKYKKCCGANK
- a CDS encoding N-acetylmuramoyl-L-alanine amidase encodes the protein MESVAREIKGSFHWYPVQKTFSIVSAKDTLKFAVGIPYMTRNGRTVDLSTAPELDNGHLWIAENDAKKISSKVAAVPVTKDEIAQAKAKETATAKPVAKPAEQKPAQPVVVKPKAPKQEIAGTREVRTIVIDPGHGGKDPGASGKKSQEKDIVLAVAKLLRKNLADEGFNVKLTRSKDVFIELRQRANLANQWDGDLFISLHCNAIDASEERKKIIQGYQFYVLRAPESEEDKAIARRENAVATLYGEKNAKDELSPLEWFKLEARLEQYKQTSYLFTEKLLNSFEGGKIKKMNTGVGGAGFMVLVGAMMPAVLIELGFISNEEDEAYMMTKAGQQDLADRIAQAVSKYKDAVHTYRETLGR
- the obgE gene encoding GTPase ObgE translates to MFLDEKNIEVRSGRGGDGICSFHREKFVPLGGPDGGDGGRGGHVILQVNEQYTTLLDMGNTHIYKAKSGQPGGAKRCSGASAEDLIISVPRGTIVKDEQGHILTDLTEPGQKWIAARGGKGGMGNQHFATPKVQAPRKCTPGEKGEVRQLFLELKLMADVGLVGFPNAGKSSLVNKISSGRPKVGDYPFTTLEPVLGIVQVNGHSFVVADIPGLLEGASEGKGLGHQFLKHIERTHTLLFVIDGFAENAYEQFKVLKEELKAFHPKLAEKNFVVALNKSDLGIENAIKEFKKHRQKVVITSAVTGEGCAELQQALDAAVPHMHKKSIGWSKKA
- the smpB gene encoding SsrA-binding protein SmpB, translating into MSLKMIKKESSTPVIQNRKASHLYFVDETFEVGIMLIGSEVKSIRNGKCTLGEAWIDIDENKDELWLVGAHIDEYLFANRFNHFPARRRKLLAHTHEIQKMRKAKELKGCTIIPLKMYFKNRIAKLEVGICRGKDQHDKRQDILVRDAKMEMARAAKAHR